A stretch of the Metopolophium dirhodum isolate CAU chromosome 8, ASM1992520v1, whole genome shotgun sequence genome encodes the following:
- the LOC132950931 gene encoding uncharacterized protein LOC132950931 — MVSNEALTVLWNRCRVIGIINKICLYFITGILIMCLLPLVTAIGYPYCKRDKWKKTCEMYYSVEKQTSVVTTEWRIFIFICLFVAFLIKMIFVNNGLRSTDIPTDENKVKSWLRWHIDFFVISVVTFVGFLFKGRTCSSDDNNIYYYIPLKLGITIIVLMIEINVVRKFNKEFNNSANRRKQKCITLNI, encoded by the exons ATGGTGTCTAACGAAGCACTGACGGTCCTGTGGAATCGATGTAGGGTGATTGGCATTATAAACAAG atatgtctttattttataacgggtatattaataatgtgccTATTACCGTTGGTAACTGCAATTGGTTACCCTTATTGCAAACgtg ATAAATGGAAAAAAACGtgtgaaatgtattattcagtTGAAAAACAAACATCGGTGGTCACGACAGAATggaggatttttatttttatttgcctGTTTGTGgcgtttttgataaaaatgatttttgttaACAATGGCTTAAGATCTACagatata ccCACAGATGAAAATAAAGTGAAGTCGTGGCTACGTTGGCATATAGATTTCTTTGTGATTTCCGTTGTAACCTTCGTTGGATTTTTGTTTAAAGGTCGTACCTGTTCTtcagatgataataatatatattattatatacctttaaaACTTGGGATTACAATTATAG ttctAATGATAGAAATCAACGTTGTGAGAAAGTTCAACAAAGAGTTTAATAATTCTGCTAATCGCCGTAAACAAAAATGCATaactttaaatatctaa